In Leptospira kanakyensis, a genomic segment contains:
- a CDS encoding VOC family protein, whose amino-acid sequence MYPRINLITLGVADLKRSIDFYERGLGWKLSKESNDSVAFFQIGALVFGLFGEEALAEDIGIPFQKRQKFSGITLAQNQSSEAEVDAVINKVRALGAEILKEPTKVFWGGYSAYFKDFDGHIFEVAFNPFFPLNEDGEIVLNK is encoded by the coding sequence ATGTATCCACGAATCAATTTAATCACCTTGGGTGTTGCCGATCTAAAACGCTCCATCGACTTCTATGAAAGGGGACTCGGTTGGAAACTTTCAAAAGAAAGCAATGATAGCGTTGCTTTTTTTCAAATTGGAGCTCTTGTTTTTGGTTTATTCGGTGAGGAGGCTTTGGCTGAAGATATCGGAATTCCATTTCAAAAACGTCAAAAGTTTTCAGGTATCACACTGGCTCAAAACCAATCCAGTGAGGCAGAAGTAGATGCCGTAATCAACAAAGTACGCGCATTAGGTGCAGAAATTCTTAAAGAACCTACAAAGGTTTTTTGGGGAGGATATAGTGCTTACTTTAAAGATTTTGATGGTCATATTTTCGAAGTGGCCTTTAATCCCTTTTTTCCTTTGAATGAAGATGGAGAAATTGTATTAAACAAATGA